A stretch of DNA from Desulfatitalea tepidiphila:
ATTACGAATCGATCCGTCAGGAGCTGCTGGCGAAGATCCCGCAACTCACCGACCGCTGGACCGATTTCAATCACTCCGATCTCGGCGTCGTCCTGCTCGATCTGTTCTGCGGCGTGGGCGACATACTGGCCTATTACCTGGATGCCCAGGCGGCGGAGGCCTTTCTGCCCGCGGCCCGCCAGCGCCAGAACGTCATCAACCTCTGCAAACTCATCGGCTACCGGCTGGATTCGCCGGTGGCCTCCACCACCACGCTGCGCTTCCGGCTCTCCGCCCCGCTCGGCAAGGATCTGACCATTCCGGCGGGGACGGCCTGCCGCGCCTTACTGAGTGACGGCGAGGCGGATTTCGAGACGGTCGAGGACGGCCTGCTCCCGCGAGGCGTGCTCTCGGTGGATATTCCGGCCCGGCAAGGCGTGCGCCGCACCGAGACCATCAGTTCGACGGGGCTGCCATTCCAGCGCATCCGCCTGACCGGCGACATCATCGCCCAGGGCACCATCACTGTTACGGTGGGGGACGACGCCTGGAGCGAGGTCGATCACTTCCAGGACAGCCTGGCCGACAGCCGCCATTTCATGGCCGACCTGGACGCCCTCGACATCTCCACCCTGATTTTCGGCGACGGCCAAAGCGGCGCTGTACCCGCTCAGGGAAGCGCCATCGCCGTCAGCTATCTGCAGACCATCGGGGACCAGGGAAATCTCGGTCCGAACCGGATCACCCAACTGCTGAGCCCGGTCTACCTCGACGGAGGCCAGGTTCCCCTGACCGTCACCAATCCTGTGCCCGCCACCGGCGGCGCTTCGCGGGAAGCCCTCGAACATGCCCGCCGACAGGCACCGGCGGAGCTGCGCAGTCTCTGGAAGGCCGTCACTCTGGAGGATTACCAGGCGCTCGCCGAAGGTTACCCCGGCGTCGCCAAGGCCAAGGTGCTCGACACCAATGCCTGCCAGAACATCCGCTATTACAACGTCCAACTGGCCATCGCC
This window harbors:
- a CDS encoding baseplate J/gp47 family protein; the protein is MGRASIGYINKDYESIRQELLAKIPQLTDRWTDFNHSDLGVVLLDLFCGVGDILAYYLDAQAAEAFLPAARQRQNVINLCKLIGYRLDSPVASTTTLRFRLSAPLGKDLTIPAGTACRALLSDGEADFETVEDGLLPRGVLSVDIPARQGVRRTETISSTGLPFQRIRLTGDIIAQGTITVTVGDDAWSEVDHFQDSLADSRHFMADLDALDISTLIFGDGQSGAVPAQGSAIAVSYLQTIGDQGNLGPNRITQLLSPVYLDGGQVPLTVTNPVPATGGASREALEHARRQAPAELRSLWKAVTLEDYQALAEGYPGVAKAKVLDTNACQNIRYYNVQLAIAPNGGGMPSALLKRDLAEFLERRKVITVEINLFDPIYRPVSIDAEVYIWPGEPLENVRSRIEAALTDFFSFDRVSFGQTIHFSDLVALIDGVRGVSHMHLYEPQQDIELRHGEIPVLGTVNLDLRRAG